From the Lathyrus oleraceus cultivar Zhongwan6 chromosome 3, CAAS_Psat_ZW6_1.0, whole genome shotgun sequence genome, the window CACGTCCTTGATATATGCTCCCTTTCGAGGGACTTCAAGAAGTACGCTCCCTTCCCCGTGCCGGCCCACACGCGGTAGGGACTTTTCCAATTAGCTGCTAACTTTCCATCCTTAACATTTTTCTTTTCGATTTCCACTCTTCGAAGCCCTAAATCTTCAATGTTGAATTCTCGAGGTCGGACGCGAAAACCGTATCCCGGGGTAGCGCTTTTCCTGGCGATTGTGCTGGTGAAGGCGGCCACCATCCTCTTTTCCTCCAAAAGGTCGGCTtcttctctgatttcttttccgTTACCTTCTATTGGCAACAAATTAGTTGTACTCCAACTCAAATCTTCGAGTTCTTACCAGGATGACAACCTCTATTCCATATGGAATGTGGTAGTTCGTTGCCCAATTGCAATTGACTTTTTCCAATCTTCACTTCAAGCCTCTTACTATCACCCGGTTGGTGGCCTCAGCCTGACCGTTCGTTTGTGGATGCTCCACTGACACAATGTTATGCGTATTGTGAACGACAAGGTTGTTAGGACACAAAAGAAGGGACCATGAAACTCTTAAGCTCTGGCACCACTTTGAAAAAGTATTTTTTCTTTAAATGCTGTGGGTCTAGTGAAACCGCACTAGGGTATATTTATATTCATATGAGTTGTATACACTAAAGTAATATAATTATACAATTGGTACACATTATTTCTAATCGATTCTAATGAATTCTTAACACTTACGAAGATAGGTGATTCCTTGAGTGCCTCAATCTCGGAGACTCATTAGTCGATTAGCTAAACACTCTTGGCGAGGAACGTCATAAGGACGGATAAAGCTCTGACTTCTGCGCGAGCTACTTTATCTACTACGAAGACATCTCTTTATGTCATTCAAACATGCGTCGTGAATATGCCTCCCTAACTCAGAAATTAATCGAATCATCCAACGCTAGTTTCGCAGCAGTCTCAGACTCATTTGAGAATTCTTTACAGCAAGTAGAGCAATTTCGCTCTCCTCGGCTGGAGGGATTCTCCCGAAGCTATGCTTGAGGGACTCGTCGCAAATCCTCATTAAGAAAAACCCACTTGGAGTAGATTCGTACACATGAATCTTAAGGTTGTGAGCGCTCTAATTAATCACTTTGTTCTTTTCAAGCCCTTTCATGCTTGAGGGACTGTGtatcaatataattttattagGTCCTAAGAAAGGATAGGAAGACAAGTAAAACACATTGGTGCTGGATGAGCATCCTATTAACCAAGAGGTTGCCCAAAATTGACCAAGAGGCCGCCGAAAATGCGCAATCTAAGACGCCTAGAGGCGGAAAACAGGTCGCCCCATTAGGCCTCCCAAACTAACTCCAATACCCATTTACTTAACAAACGTGAAAGATGATGTGTCCAAACAATAACGGACCGAAGAGTTAGTCTATCCCACAAATTAACGAAGAATTAGTCTTCGACTACTCACATGATTCTCATCATAGAATGAGATAAACAATATATTGACTTCCTAATCTTCGTAACATGAACTAACTCTCACCCCTATAAAACTCCTAAAAACCCCGGACAACTTTTAATAACATATTGTACTTTTAGCAATAATATATACAAAGAAGTTGACAAATTTCCTTGAGGAAGAGTTTTTGTTATTGTTTTCTCAAAAGCAACATAGATAGATGAGTATAAAAAGAGAATATGCCACAAAACCGCACAGAAGAGACATTTAGAGAGAATATGCCTTTCTAAacatgaaaaaaataaaaaataataacaCCACTAATCATTTTCTCATTTCATTTGAATTGAAGTGAATTGATTCAAtacatatatatattttttgtttcGACATGGAAGAGGAAAATTCATCAGCTCTCTTCAATTTGAACACAACCGTTTTTCAAAGTTAAAGATTTCTGTAAGTAAACTCTTATTGCACTATCACTCTGTGACCATGCAGTgttttctcagcattctaaagAGTTATACACTATTCTTAGAAATGTGGTTGCATCTTTTCTTTGAGTGATTCCTATTTTGAGCATATCCATAAGATTAGTTTGAAATGAATAACTTATAAGAGCTCCAAGCTCAATTAGAGTATAAACACAAgttattcacaagcatgaattGAAAACTTACTTACAAACTATGTTACATATCTAAGATTCATTAGTCCTATTCGAGGCTCGGTCGGACTCTAAATGTCTGCACCTCGACTCAAACTTTGGTTCGCCACCTTGCGAGAGTCTAGTCCATTCAACGAGATTCATCTTTCTTCATAGAATGCCGAAGTTTTTTAGGTTATTCAAAAAGGTTTCTCCGATAATGGAACCAACCTTAACAAACACGCAAGGATAACCTATTGGAGCTTCTATCCATGATTCACTTCCTTGTTTAGAAAACACATTTCCTGTCCATATATGTATCCAACCACTAGTCTCTCCCAATGGAAAATAAGCTTTAACTTTCTTCTTTCCTTTGTCAAGAACCGGCACCACTAGAAACTCAGAACCAACCAAGAATTGTTGATAACTCAACTTATGCACATGTTCATCATCAGGGTAATGGAGAAATAGGTGCCGACATACAGGTAATCCTTTCCGCGCCGCTTCCTGTTTCGAGTAATATAGAAAAAAAAAACAACTTTACATGATTGCTTAGTTAAAAACATATGTGTAAGGATAAGGGAATTCAGAATCACCTTGACTAGTTGGATTCGGTAAAATTTCCATGCTGTGTATATTTTTGCAGTGCGCGCAAAGTGTGATAGAGTTTGATTGTTTGAGTAAAACTGGCTGTTGCATGATGGTTTGTTTCCCTGCTTGCAGAACAAGCATCAGTGATGATTCATTATGAAAAGATATGGCATATTGCAGGTGTTTTACTTACTTCATGAGTGCGGAAGACGGTGGTGAAAGAATTAAGCTCCATCCAACGCAGAAGCAATTCTTGACTTCTTCTGTATTTAACTATAGGTAAGTTAACTGTACAATATCCTCCGATGTCGCTGTGATTAAAGGCATAGCCGGATATTCCGCTGCTAAGTAGGCCGACAACGGAGCTCTTTATTCCGTCATTTGCTTGCCAACTTACCATTTGATCGCCTTCCCAAAACAGCATCCCCCATTTGGGGCTATCTTTAAAACCAGCCCTCAAGAAGAAAACCAAACCGTCGTCTCGGTCTTTGTTCGAATTTTTCAAGGACTTACTACTTTTCCATTCTTCCACAATCTCTCTGTTGATTTTGGCCCATAGTTCTGGATATCTGTTATGAGCTGAAATAGGATCTTCGCCTGAATATAGAACCGCGTCAACGGGAAGGCCTTCGCCAAAATCAGCCATCCATCCTCTAACTCCATCATCCACCATTTCAAGTAGAATCTGCTTGAACCAAGTTTCAGTTTTCGGGTGAGTTAGATCTAGCATTGCCACATCAAAGGCGGTATTTGGAACCATATATGGATTTCCGTTACCGTCTTTCACCAATATGTCTAACTGTTTTGCTTCCTCAAAAAGGTTTCTCTTTTTGTTATCCTTCTCTTCAACCTATAGGATCAGAGCGAAAACAACCGTGTTAGTCACATTATTGCAATAGCAATTTTCCAATAAGTCATAACTTGAAGTGGTTAAAAAGAAGCATTACCGGAGCTAGACAGGGATTGCAATACGTCataacttttatgttttgagCACTAAGATCTTTGATAAGTTCCTTCCAGCCCCAATATCTTTGTTCATCTACTTCCCAATTCCACCAAAGTTGCGAGCCAATCATGGTTTCTCGCTGTCCTACCCAATCCTGCACAGTTTCTATAAGTAAACAACGAGATTTCGCAAATTTCTGAGATGTATGGGTTCAAGTTTTTATTGAAACTACAAGGAAATATTTTTCCACCATTTCATTAAGTTTAAGTGTTGTTGCGATTTGCGATTGATTACCTGTAACCAAAATGCCGAGACAGGAACGTCATAAGTCCTTAATTCTTCCCAAATACGACGTACAGAATTGGTGCCACCCTGCATTCCAACTACAGCACCAGATATGATCCACTCTGGAAGCTCTGGTAGCCTTCCAATGGTTTCTGTGAAACGTTCAATCAGCTCACAAGGTGTGTTCCCATGCAATATCCGTCCTTCAACCGAGTTTCCGTATATCTGCAAGCTCGAGTTTACAGAAAATTGGAAACTACAAAGATAATTTCATATATACATATAAGGATTTTAGTCATGAGTTTTCATATACATAACACATTTTACTAGTCGGCACATTATTCTGTCATAATTTCTGAAACAATACCTGTATCTGTACTCTGTCGAGTTTAGTAAGATCGAAGATGGTATAATCATATCCTTCAAGGTAAAGAGACCTCATTTTTGAAGTCATGTAGAATGGAGAAGGAGCATATGTTGTACTCCAATCACCTCCTGCCCTGCCAATACCTATCAAATGTTATCATTGTGTGGTAAATGGCGTGCAAGACGGGCTACCGCACACGGTCCAAAATTTAATACAGTTAAACTGTGGCTAAAAATGACCTTATAAAATATTTGTCGCGGTTAAACTAAGACAAAATAAAGCCTCTATTTGTTTTTCCACAGCTAAATCGTGGCTAACCTACACATAGTCTCTGAAAACTTAATGACCTCAGAAATCTGAAAACTTGAGATGATTCTAGTTGCAAACAAAATATATACATAGCTTATGATTTCCTACCAAAGTGGTTGGTGCACGGTGTGTGAGGTTACAAACTCCGAGGTCCCGGGTTTGAAAAATTGCATTCTATGAAGCGCGGACACCGAAAACACGACAATGACACGGATACATCACACTGGtaataattaaaaaaatgaataaattagACATCACAAGTGTCGAGACAGACACACGTTTTTTCAGAGGTGTCTGCTATAGAGGTTGCATTGACCTACCTGTAACTGACCAAGTTAGCAGCACAAGTGATAGGTTGATCTCCTCTTCCAATACCTTGTTCTTGAACTAAGATAGGCACTCTTTTCCCCTTGAAATTCATGTGAGAAAACTGTTCTCCAAAACCATAAAACCTCTCATTTTCATCACTTGCATAACTCAACCAAATCCTATTGAATTCTTTCGGTTTCGATATTTCCATTTCTCCACTTTCATCCTCCACCGAAGAAACCAAAACAAACCCTCTCGGCCTTGAAAGGTACCAAAACCAACCTAACCTCTTTTTCCTACTACTCATCCTCTTCTTGAAACCCTTGTAAACTCCAGAACCTTCTGGAGAAACCTTATCACTCGAACCGAAGTTGAGTTTCTCAATCTTCACTTGAAATCCAACTTCATGCTTGTTTTTCTGATCAAACAAAACCCAATACCTCGCATAAACAAATGGCCCCTTTGATTCAAACTGTATATTCCCTTCAACTCCATACTTCTGAAACCTTTTGTTCTTCTTACTCATATTGAAAAGTCTCCCTGTGATCAACAAAGTAGGAAACTTCATCTCTTCTGTAAAAGGAAAATCCGCAACTGAAACTTCATATTGGTTAATCATCCTAATCTCATCAATGGTTTGGTGATTACATATCAAATGAACATCTTTATCTTTAACAAGAAATGATCCTCTACTTTCTTCAATCTCAGTGTCAACCACTGCAGCTGAAACAAAAGCCTTACCTGAGATTGTAGACCAAACAGGTCTGTTTTTCTGAGAAAGATGTGAAATTGAGAGATGCCCGCCATTGATTATGGACCAAGAAAGATGAAAATCTTTGCCGATTGAAAAGGTTTGATCCTGTGAAGATAAAGCTTTGGAATTGATGAAGAGAGAGCCTTGAACGTTAGGAATGGTGGTTGGAGGAGAAGGGAAAGGATTGTTGAAACGTTTGTGGTGTTTTTTGCTTATTTTAAGGATTGCCATttaacaaaaataattaaaataatactaGGAAAATGTCTGGTTTAAAGTagtttatgttttttttttgagATTCAGATTCCTATGATgttttttttctctctttctATATAGAGTTTCTTAGTATGTTACATGTGGAAGAGGATTGAAAAGTCATTTTTGTATGTTTTTATGAGACTTTAAGGTTGGACCAAGCCATCAAAATTGATTGGTATCATATCACAGTTGAGATCTCTTAAAAGAAAATGTTAATTTTGTTTTTGTCCATAAAAATTCATAAATGTGGAAAATTAATTAAACTAAGTTCCATGGATTTGAGTTTAATGTTACTTTCTAACAGTAGGTATGTAACCCAAATATTGAGCAAAATAATGCTTTTGAATCCTCCCTTTATCTTGGAATTATTCTAAGTATGCATGTACCCTTAATGTTAGAAAAAGTTCATAGTTTTCTTCTCTCAAAAGGCATGTGAATGATGTGATCTTTGCCATTTTTGGTTTGGTACTTGCTTGGGTCATTGAAATTGCATCTGGACTTGTTTAGAAGAAGATTCAACATGATATCATTTGCTTTGAATGTTGCCCTCAAACAAGTCCAAGTTATCTTTTGTTTTTTTAATAGAGGGATAGGATGAATTGACATTTGAGTATTAATATGGACtcaaatatttttgaaaattattttgttagactaaaatatatacaaaataattttaaaaatctataaataAGATTGGACAAAATCTGCCTTATTAATATTAtctttcaataaaataaaataaatttttattcAAATTTAATGAAAAAAAGAGAGTAGTTTGAAGACTCAATAATTTTTTATGAGAAAAATTACACTCATCTCATCTCTAAAATCTATTAAAATGACACCGACatctatttatatatattaaattcAATGCTTCGAATTATATTGCAGACACTTAACATATTCTTCTTTCAAAATAATCTATATCATACTATTAGCTTATGTGTACATCTTTTATTAAATCACTAATTATATTGTGACACTTAACACATTCTTCTTCCAAAACAATCCACATCATACGATTAGCTTATGTGTACATTTTCTATTAAACCACCAATCAAAAGACCATTATTTATCAATATCCATATTTTGACTCTTAAAATACTAATGTTTAAAAAAGGAAGAGTTTTATGAAACGGTGAATGTAATGaaattttaaattataaattcAGTCACATGGATATAAATTAAATTTAATAGATTTTATTTCAGTTATAAACTCAATCAAGATATATGTGATGTTTGATTTTctccaataatattattttattattcttAAATAGTCAAGTTTCTAATAACCATTTTACTAATACTTTTGAAAAAGAACGAGATATTCAaattttttcatattcatatttATATTGTCTAACataatttttaattattattttgcAGGTTTTGCAATTTGAGTGAGAGTTCAATCAACCTCGACTCCTAAAAACAACAATCTTAAAACGAAAATTGAAATACACTTCTCTTACAATCATTTGAAGAACCACAATTTTAGAAAATCCAATACATATGCTTTTATTCagatatttttattttttgtattgatttttattttatttttttggtttAATTTCCTTCCTCTTTCTTCATAGTTCTAGAATTATAGTATTTCGTGTTTTCTTTCggatataaattcttatttatttctTTAGTATAAATTCTAATTATTATCTTAATTATATTTTATACTCAGAATTATATTGATATACGTTGCTTACTGTCTTTGTAATAAAGATGGACATAAATTTACGGGTCTTCAATTTGAAAGGAACAATTCGGTGGATACCACTCAAAAACGGAAGCTCCATTTATCGTCTCTAAGAATAATAATCATTTAGATAAAACGGAAGCTTCATTTTACAATATTAATGACATTATCTACCAatcaaaattttaattttgtaGTTAGTATcatattttaaaaaatcaaattgAATCTCAACTTCTCA encodes:
- the LOC127126436 gene encoding uncharacterized protein LOC127126436 isoform X2, producing MAILKISKKHHKRFNNPFPSPPTTIPNVQGSLFINSKALSSQDQTFSIGKDFHLSWSIINGGHLSISHLSQKNRPVWSTISGRLFNMSKKNKRFQKYGVEGNIQFESKGPFVYARYWVLFDQKNKHEVGFQVKIEKLNFGSSDKVSPEGSGVYKGFKKRMSSRKKRLGWFWYLSRPRGFVLVSSVEDESGEMEISKPKEFNRIWLSYASDENERFYGFGEQFSHMNFKGKRVPILVQEQGIGRGDQPITCAANLVSYRAGGDWSTTYAPSPFYMTSKMRSLYLEGYDYTIFDLTKLDRVQIQIYGNSVEGRILHGNTPCELIERFTETIGRLPELPEWIISGAVVGMQGGTNSVRRIWEELRTYDVPVSAFWLQDWVGQRETMIGSQLWWNWEVDEQRYWGWKELIKDLSAQNIKVMTYCNPCLAPVEEKDNKKRNLFEEAKQLDILVKDGNGNPYMVPNTAFDVAMLDLTHPKTETWFKQILLEMVDDGVRGWMADFGEGLPVDAVLYSGEDPISAHNRYPELWAKINREIVEEWKSSKSLKNSNKDRDDGLVFFLRAGFKDSPKWGMLFWEGDQMVSWQANDGIKSSVVGLLSSGISGYAFNHSDIGGYCTVNLPIVKYRRSQELLLRWMELNSFTTVFRTHEGNKPSCNSQFYSNNQTLSHFARTAKIYTAWKFYRIQLVKEAARKGLPVCRHLFLHYPDDEHVHKLSYQQFLVGSEFLVVPVLDKGKKKVKAYFPLGETSGWIHIWTGNVFSKQGSESWIEAPIGYPCVFVKVGSIIGETFLNNLKNFGIL
- the LOC127126436 gene encoding uncharacterized protein LOC127126436 isoform X1, with amino-acid sequence MAILKISKKHHKRFNNPFPSPPTTIPNVQGSLFINSKALSSQDQTFSIGKDFHLSWSIINGGHLSISHLSQKNRPVWSTISGKAFVSAAVVDTEIEESRGSFLVKDKDVHLICNHQTIDEIRMINQYEVSVADFPFTEEMKFPTLLITGRLFNMSKKNKRFQKYGVEGNIQFESKGPFVYARYWVLFDQKNKHEVGFQVKIEKLNFGSSDKVSPEGSGVYKGFKKRMSSRKKRLGWFWYLSRPRGFVLVSSVEDESGEMEISKPKEFNRIWLSYASDENERFYGFGEQFSHMNFKGKRVPILVQEQGIGRGDQPITCAANLVSYRAGGDWSTTYAPSPFYMTSKMRSLYLEGYDYTIFDLTKLDRVQIQIYGNSVEGRILHGNTPCELIERFTETIGRLPELPEWIISGAVVGMQGGTNSVRRIWEELRTYDVPVSAFWLQDWVGQRETMIGSQLWWNWEVDEQRYWGWKELIKDLSAQNIKVMTYCNPCLAPVEEKDNKKRNLFEEAKQLDILVKDGNGNPYMVPNTAFDVAMLDLTHPKTETWFKQILLEMVDDGVRGWMADFGEGLPVDAVLYSGEDPISAHNRYPELWAKINREIVEEWKSSKSLKNSNKDRDDGLVFFLRAGFKDSPKWGMLFWEGDQMVSWQANDGIKSSVVGLLSSGISGYAFNHSDIGGYCTVNLPIVKYRRSQELLLRWMELNSFTTVFRTHEGNKPSCNSQFYSNNQTLSHFARTAKIYTAWKFYRIQLVKEAARKGLPVCRHLFLHYPDDEHVHKLSYQQFLVGSEFLVVPVLDKGKKKVKAYFPLGETSGWIHIWTGNVFSKQGSESWIEAPIGYPCVFVKVGSIIGETFLNNLKNFGIL